Part of the Carassius auratus strain Wakin linkage group LG28B, ASM336829v1, whole genome shotgun sequence genome, aatgaagcccctgtgccctaaaacacccaggatcaccggtctaaatgacccgtCGCCCTCGCATCTGCAGTAATGGagcccctgtgccctaaaacacccgggatcaccggtctaaatgacccgtCGCCCTCGCATCTGCAGTAATGGagcccctgtgccctaaaacacccgggatcaccggtctaaatgacccgtcgccctcacatctgcagtaatgaagcccctgtgccctaaaacacccaggatcaccggtctaaatgacccgtcgccctcacatctgcagtaatgaagcccctgtgccctaaaacgcccgggatcaccggtctaaatgacccgtcgccctcacatctgcagtaatgaagcccctgtgccctaaaacacccgggatcaccggtctaaatgaccccTAATATGTGTGTGTCGTGTTAAAGATcagatatgttgttgttgtttcctctCTCTGGATCAGGGCTCCTTCGTTTGGGTGATGGTTTTGGTTCAGCATTATGTCGGATCAACACTAAAGTAAAACAGATCAATGCAATGTTACTTGATAACAGAGTGCTTTTGACCCGCGATCAGTAATGAATGCCTCAAACAGTCACACATTTATTTCCGGCACCACGTGACTCCTCTCCCCGCCCCCAGAAATCACGTGACCTGTCCCATGACGTCAGCGCCAGAACCCTGCTAAATAAATCCATTCAGCTTTACTATTAACTGTTTCATTGGCGAATCTCAAACTCACTGCAAGAAATTCAGTCACCAAAGGGCCATTTttattgtttgataaaaaaaaaaaaaaaacttatatcgGCAGTAACCGATATAAgcatttgattattttgtgtgtacataatatatgccaacattaattttttttaaaaaagcgaAACGAAGGACCCAAATCAAAAATTAACACACATTCCTCAAACATACACTGCATCATAATGGTTTATTTTTGCTCCAAACACAATTATCACAATTCTATGACTGACTCactgcagacttttttttttttaaatgaacgtTCATGTCAGCAGACAGCCAACAGATGCATTGTGGGTAAATGGATCCAGTGGGTGCCGAGGATTGTGGGTAAATGGATCCAGTGGGTGCCGAGGATTGTGGGTAAATGAATTCAGCGGGTGCCGAGGATTGTGGGTAAATGAATTCAGCGGGGGCCGAGGATTGTGGGTAAATGAATTCAGCGGGGGCCGAGGATTGTGGGTAAATGAATTCAGCGGGGGCCGAGGATTGTGGGTAAATGAATTCAGCGGGTGCCGAGGATTGTGGGTATGTTGAATCAGTAGGGTCTGAATTTCCTCTGTGCTCTCAGTACAGCGATTCTCTGTTTGTCCTCTTCAAACTTCTTCCTTAGCTCAGCGATATCTGAAACAGATTATTTGGTTTGAGAGCCTCTCAGACACACATCACCCTTCCCTGACTTATTCTCTGAATTATGAGCTTTGACATAAAaaggcacacaaaaaaaaaaaagtaacgtcTTGCCCCACGGAGATCGAGTCTTGCACCTCCAAGTTAGCCCCTCCCAGTTCGCGTCTTGCCCCTCTGAATTCGCCCCACCGACATCGCGTGTCATCCCTATAAATTCGACGCTCCGAGTACGGGTCTAGCCCCTCCAAGTTTGCGTCTTGCCCCTCCGAGTTCGCCCCTCCGAGATTGCGTCTCGCCCTTTTGAGTTTTGCGTCTCGCCCCTCCGAGTTTGCGTCTTGCCCTCCGAGTTCGCCCCTACGAGTTTGGGTCTCGCCCCTCAGAGTCGCCCCTCCGAGTTTGGGTCTCGCCCCTACGAGTTCGCCCCTCCGAGTTTGGGTCTCGCCCCTCAGAGTCGCCCCTCCGAGTTTGGGTCTCGCCCCTCTGAATTCGGGTCTCGCCCTCCGAGTTAGTGTCTCGGCCCTCTgagttcccccccccccccccccccgagttCGGGTCTCGCCCCTACGAGTTTGGGTCTCGCCCCTCCGAGTTTGGGTCTCGCCCCTCCGAGTTTGGGTCTCGCCCCTCAGAGTCGCCCCTCCGAGTTTGGGTCTCGCCCCTCCGAATTCGGGTCTCGCCCTCCGAGTTAGTGTCTCGGCCCTCTgagttcccccccccccccccccccccgagttCGGGTCTCGCCCCTACGAGTTTGGGTCTCGCCCCTCCGAGTTTGGGTCTCGCCCCTCAGAGTCGCCCCTCCGAGTTTGGGTCTCGCCCCTCCGAATTCGGGTCTCGCCCTCCGAGTTAGTGTCTCGCCCCTCCGAGTTCGCCCCTCCGAGTTTGGGTCTCGCCCCTCAGAGTCGCCCCTCCGAATTCGGGTCTCGCCCTCCGAGTTTGGGTCTCGCCCCTACGAGTTCGCCCCTCCGAGTTTGGGTCTCGCCCCTCAGAGTCGCCCCTCCAAGTTTGGGTCTCGCCCCAACGAGTCGCCCCTCCGAGTTTGGGTCTCGCCCCTCAGAGTCGCCCCTCCGAGTTTGGGTCTCGCCCCTCTGAATTCGGGTCTCGCCCTCCGAGTTAGTGTCTCGGCCCTCTgagttcccccccccccccccccccccgagttCGGGTCTCGCCCCTACGAGTTTGGGTCTCGCCCCTCCGAGTTTGGGTCTCGCCCCTCCGAGTTTTGGGTCTCGCCCCTCAGAGTCGCCCCTCCGAGTTTGGGTCTCGCCCCTCTGAATTCGGGTCTCGCCCTCCGAGTTAGTGTCTCGGCCCTCTgagttcccccccccccccccccccccccccccgagttCGGGTCTCGCCCCTACGAGTTTGGGTCTCGCCCCTCCGAGTTTGGGTCTCGCCCCTCAGAGTCGCCCCTCCGAGTTTGGGTCTCGCCCTCCGAATTCGGGTCTCGCCCTCCGAGTTAGTGTCTCGCCCCTCCGAGTTCGCCCCTCCGAGTTTGGGTCTCGCCCCTCAGAGTCGCCCCTCCGAATTCGGGTCTCGCCCTCCGAGTTTGGGTCTCGCCCCTACGAGTTCGCCCCTCCGAGTTTGGGTCTCGCCCCTCAGAGTCGCCCCTCCAAGTTTGGGTCTCGCCCCAACGAGTCGCCCCTCCGAGTTTGGGTCTCGCCCCTCAGAGTCGCCCCTCCGAGTTTGGGTCTCGCCCCTCTGAATTCGGGTCTCGCCCTCCGAGTTAGTGTCTCGGCCCTCTgagttccccccccccccccccccgagttCGGGTCTCGCCCTACGAGTTTGGGTCTCGCCCCTCCGAGTTTGGGTCTCGCCCCTCAGAGTCGCCCCTCCGAGTTTGGGTCTCGCCCCTCCGAATTCGGGTCTCGCCCTCCGAGTTAGTGTCTCGCCCCTCCGAGTTCGCCCCTCCGAGTTTGGGTCTCGCCCCTCAGAGTCGCCCCTTCCGAATTCGGGTCTCGCCCTCCGAGTTTGGGTCTCGCCCCTACGAGTTCGCCCCTCCGAGTTTGGGTCTCGCCCCTCAGAGTCGCCCCTCCAAGTTTGGGTCTCGCCCCAACGAGTCGCCCCTCCGAGTTTGGGTCTCGCCCCTACGAGTCGCCCCTCCGAGTTTGGGTCTCGCCCCTCCGAGTTTGGGTCTCGCCCCTCTGAATTCGGGTCTCGCCCTCCGAGTTAGTGTCTCGGCCCTCTgagttccccccccccccccccgagttCGGGTCTCGCCCCTACGAGTTTGGTCTCGCCCCTCTGAATTCGGGTCTCGCGTCTCGCCCCTCAGAGTTCGCCCCTCCGAGTTTGGGTCTCGCCCCTCAGAGTCGCCCCTCCGAGTTTGGGTCTCGCCCCTACGAGTTTGGGTCTCGCCCCTCAGAATTCGCCCCTCCGAGTTTGGGTCTCGCCCCTCCGAGTTCCCCCCCCTCCGAGTTCGCAGATCTGAGATTGTGCCTCAATGCTCCGAGATCGCATATTGCATTTGTGTCTCACCACTCTGAATAAACATTTAGAGAATTTcacaagtttttttattatatataataatagactTCTTTTAGCTTGACGCAAGAAGACAGCAAAGTTCAGGTAGCAGACTCGTACACTAGTGTATCCATCTTCTCGCTTCTAAATTCGCATCTCGCCCCTCCAAGTTCTCGCCACTCCGAGTTTTGCTCAGTTTCCGCCTTGACGCCCAGAATTTACATTtagtgtaatataataaaatacttctTGTAGCTTGGTGCATGGAGACAGTGATTATCAGGGAGCAGACTCGTACACTAATTCACTTTCTTACAGTCTCAACGCATGCATGAATGTGGCGTCGAGTTGCAGATCGTCTCAAGACTCACGTTCTTTCTGCGTGTTTCTGTGCTGCCACGTGTAGAAGTTCAGCAGCTCCTTGCGCtcgctcttcttcttctccctctTGAGCATCCTCTCATTGGCTGTCTCGCTGTGTGGGCGGACTTTCACGCCGCGGCTGCTCTTCGTCACCTTCACCCAaccctcctcatcctcctgctgctgctccgCCTCCTGGTTCTGACGCTCCGCCTCCTGTCAGGAAAGATTATGAATAATTCATGAGCTGtagctctgtgtatgtgtgtgtttgggtgtgtgtgtgtgtgtgtgtctcacctccTCCTTCTGTCTATCATAATTATTCATGAACTGATCGATGTCCTGCTGTAGTGATGAAGCTTTGATCAGTGAGTCTGAGTACTGCTGGATCCActctagaaacacacacatagatcATCAGTATCATATCTTCAtcacacacaccatcatcatcatcatcatatcttcatcacacacaccaccatcatcatcatcatatcttcatcacacacaccaccatcatcatatcttcatcaccatcatcatcagtatcatcacacacacactcactgtggATGCCGGTCCTGACAGGTCTCTCAGCTGTAGAGACGACGAGCGGGACGTTCTCCGGGTGCCGTTTAGCTGCGTTCACTGCAGATGCGTGTTTGAAGACGATGTATGCCACCCTGAAacactacacatacacacacacacacacaatatatcaTCATGAGTGCATGCTGTGCGATCACGTTCAGTGATGTGTCAGCTGCTCTAGTGGCTGTGAAGGGGTCACCtgtctgagtgtgtctgtgaaGTGTCTGGACACCCCGCTGTGGCTCGTCTCTGACGCTCCTGGTCTCTCCTTCAGCTCCACGGACTGGACAGACCCGAAACGGCTGAACACCTCTGTCAGAACActctagaaacacacagcacatgGGTTCAGTGcccagagagaaacacacagcacacgGGTTCAGAGCCCAGAGAGAAACACAGAGCACACAAGGACACTGGTTCAGTGcccagagagaaacacacagcacacaaggacacgggttcagtgctcaaagagaaacacacagcacacaaggacacgggttcagtgctcaaagagaaacacacagcacacaaggacacgggttcagttttcaaagagaaacacacagcacacaaggacacgggttcagtgctcaaagagaaacacacagcacacaaggacacgggttcagtgcccagagagaaacacacagcacacaaggacacgggttcagtgctcaaagagaaacacacagcacacaaggacactgGTTCAGTGcccagagagaaacacacagcacacaaggacacgggttcagtgctcaaagagaaacacacagcacacaaggacacgggttcagtgcccagagagaaacacacagcacacgGGTTCAGAGCCCAGAGAGAAACACAGAGCACACAAGGACACTGGTTCAGTGCCCAGAgagaaacacacaacacacaaggaCACTGGTTCAGTGctcaaagagaaacacacagcacacaaggacacgggttcagtgcccagagagaaacacacagcacacaaggacactgGTTCAGTGctcaaagagaaacacacagcacacaaggacactggttcagtgcccaaagagaaacacacagcacacaaggacacgggttcagtgctcaaagagaaacacacagcacacaaggacacgggttcagtgcccagagagaaacacacagcacacgGGTTCAGAGCCCAGAGAGAAACACAGAGCACACAAGGACACTGGTTCAGTGCCCAGAgagaaacacacaacacacaaggaCACTGGTTCAGTGctcaaagagaaacacacagcacacaaggacacagGTTCAGTGcccagagagaaacacacagcacacaaggacactgGTTCAGTGCTCAAAGagaaacacagcacacaaggacacgggttcagttttcaaagagaaacacacagcacacaaggacactgGTTCAGTGctcaaagagaaacacacagcacacaaggacacgggttcagtgcccaaagagatacacacagcacacaaggacacgggttcagttttcaaagagaaacacacagcacacaaggacactgGTTCAGTGcccagagagaaacacacagcacacaaggacacgggttcagtgcccaaagagaaacacacagcacacaaggacacgggttcagtgcccaaagagatacacacagcacacaaggacacgggttcagtgctcaaagagatacacacagcacacaaggacacgggttcagtgctcaaagagatacacacagcacacaaggacactgGTTCAGTGctcaaagagaaacacacagcacacaaggacacgggttcagtgcccaaagagaaacacacagcacacaaggacactggttcagtgcccaaagagatacacacagcacacaaggacacgggttcagtgctcaaagagatacacacagc contains:
- the rrp7a gene encoding ribosomal RNA-processing protein 7 homolog A; its protein translation is MAPSADQHARVIPGGFSVLSLRFSEDDAHAALHQLCVKEHRVRAESSTNRPLDRTLFVLNVPPYCTESVLTEVFSRFGSVQSVELKERPGASETSHSGVSRHFTDTLRQCFRVAYIVFKHASAVNAAKRHPENVPLVVSTAERPVRTGIHKWIQQYSDSLIKASSLQQDIDQFMNNYDRQKEEEAERQNQEAEQQQEDEEGWVKVTKSSRGVKVRPHSETANERMLKREKKKSERKELLNFYTWQHRNTQKEHIAELRKKFEEDKQRIAVLRAQRKFRPY